A DNA window from Pseudomonas sp. B21-056 contains the following coding sequences:
- a CDS encoding thermostable hemolysin: MQIRVAETKTPLWVQATEVVREKFKSSYAASVEPNPQYFAVTQDQADRILACAGITFGDHRTLFSEQYLAQPIEEILSQRFDKTIERSNIVEIGNLISHHLTAGMILVNMIPLLSWCMGGHYLLCTVTPRVRQMMESCQIDFEPLLTADPTRLADDGGKNWGSYYAKKPVTGFIRVDPKRSRFAATTLNTSFTQLPGETLARAQP; encoded by the coding sequence ATGCAAATACGTGTCGCGGAAACTAAAACACCGTTATGGGTACAGGCCACCGAGGTAGTAAGAGAGAAGTTTAAAAGTTCTTATGCCGCCTCGGTAGAACCGAATCCGCAATACTTTGCGGTCACTCAGGATCAGGCTGATCGCATACTGGCATGTGCCGGTATTACATTCGGCGATCACCGAACTCTTTTTTCCGAGCAATACCTGGCTCAACCGATTGAGGAAATCCTCTCCCAGCGTTTCGATAAAACCATCGAGCGTTCGAACATTGTCGAAATCGGCAATCTGATTTCCCATCACCTAACAGCGGGAATGATTCTCGTTAATATGATTCCTTTGTTGTCCTGGTGCATGGGCGGGCATTACCTGTTGTGCACTGTTACGCCTCGCGTGCGGCAAATGATGGAAAGTTGCCAAATCGATTTCGAGCCGTTGCTCACCGCAGACCCCACCCGCCTGGCCGACGACGGCGGCAAGAACTGGGGGAGTTATTACGCCAAGAAGCCGGTCACCGGTTTCATCCGGGTCGATCCGAAGCGCTCACGTTTCGCCGCCACCACCCTCAATACCTCGTTTACACAGTTGCCCGGTGAAACCCTGGCGAGGGCGCAGCCATGA
- a CDS encoding LysR family transcriptional regulator has protein sequence MLNSNLLRKLDMQDLMVFVAVYEQSSVTEVSEALCVSQSTVSYCLKKLRTSFEDELFINTRSGMRPTNKASAMYSHIVKILQAINTCHSGIQTFDPTQNEITFNICAPEYFELLIFPKLIKRFIGSHFSIVVNITKFHKDIPVDELMDGRFDLVICFGPNFHRSVKGLRSQVLLEDELVCVVDKNADLPDQTLSLEAFAACQHVFPTPWTSDTNMVDGWLARQGCSRQIVARANSYVAALNMIPGTDFVLTLPRRVQALTCDEDRFSHRGAPEGLPNFTLDMMWSEKPSQDNANLWLREQIVKVCAEDGLL, from the coding sequence ATGCTCAATAGTAATTTGCTTAGAAAGCTGGACATGCAGGACCTGATGGTGTTCGTCGCGGTGTATGAGCAAAGCAGCGTCACCGAGGTCTCCGAGGCCCTTTGCGTCAGCCAGTCAACCGTCAGCTATTGTTTGAAGAAGCTGCGCACCAGCTTCGAAGATGAACTGTTCATTAATACCCGCAGTGGCATGCGCCCCACCAACAAAGCCAGTGCCATGTATAGTCACATCGTCAAAATTCTGCAGGCAATCAATACTTGCCATTCAGGCATTCAAACATTCGACCCGACACAAAATGAAATAACTTTTAATATTTGTGCACCGGAATACTTCGAGTTATTGATATTCCCGAAACTGATCAAACGTTTTATCGGCAGCCATTTTTCCATCGTTGTGAATATAACGAAATTCCATAAAGATATTCCCGTTGACGAACTGATGGATGGTCGTTTCGATCTGGTAATTTGTTTCGGCCCCAACTTCCATCGCAGCGTCAAAGGTTTACGCTCGCAGGTATTACTGGAGGACGAACTGGTCTGTGTGGTTGATAAAAACGCCGATTTACCGGACCAGACGCTCAGCCTGGAGGCCTTTGCAGCGTGCCAGCACGTCTTTCCCACCCCTTGGACTTCCGACACCAACATGGTGGACGGCTGGCTCGCCCGGCAAGGTTGTAGCCGGCAGATCGTCGCCCGGGCCAACAGCTATGTGGCAGCCCTCAATATGATCCCCGGAACCGACTTCGTCCTGACCCTGCCCCGACGCGTTCAGGCATTGACTTGCGATGAAGACCGGTTCAGCCATCGCGGAGCACCGGAGGGGCTACCAAACTTTACGCTGGACATGATGTGGAGCGAGAAACCGAGCCAGGACAACGCCAATCTCTGGCTCCGCGAGCAGATCGTAAAGGTCTGCGCCGAGGATGGCTTGCTCTAA
- the queC gene encoding 7-cyano-7-deazaguanine synthase QueC yields MAEKRAVILLSGGLDSATVVAMARAEGYRCYTMSFDYGQRHRAELQAAERVARDLGVVEHKVIGLNLNGIGGSALTDSSIAVPEAPSEGIPVTYVPARNTVFLSLALGWAEVLEARDIFIGVNAVDYSGYPDCRPEFVEAFERMANLATKAGVEGQGFRIQAPLQNLSKADIVRAGVKLGVNYGLTVSCYQADDQGRACGKCDSCRLRAEGFAAAGVSDPTPYF; encoded by the coding sequence ATTGCAGAGAAACGAGCGGTCATCCTGTTGTCCGGCGGCCTGGATTCGGCCACGGTCGTGGCCATGGCCCGTGCCGAAGGTTACCGCTGCTACACCATGAGCTTCGATTACGGTCAGCGCCATCGCGCCGAACTGCAAGCCGCCGAACGGGTCGCCCGGGACCTGGGGGTGGTCGAGCACAAGGTGATTGGCCTTAACCTCAACGGCATCGGCGGTTCGGCCCTGACCGACAGCTCCATCGCTGTACCCGAAGCGCCGAGTGAAGGCATACCGGTAACGTATGTGCCGGCACGCAACACCGTGTTCCTGTCCTTGGCATTGGGCTGGGCCGAAGTGCTGGAAGCCCGCGACATTTTCATCGGCGTCAATGCGGTGGATTATTCCGGCTACCCGGACTGCCGTCCTGAGTTCGTCGAGGCCTTCGAGCGCATGGCCAACCTGGCGACCAAGGCCGGCGTGGAGGGGCAAGGCTTCCGTATCCAGGCGCCGCTGCAGAATCTCAGCAAGGCCGATATCGTCAGGGCCGGTGTGAAGCTCGGCGTGAACTATGGACTGACCGTTTCCTGCTACCAGGCCGACGATCAGGGGCGCGCCTGTGGCAAATGCGACAGCTGCCGCCTGCGTGCCGAAGGCTTTGCTGCGGCGGGCGTAAGCGATCCAACCCCTTATTTTTGA